TCGTCAGAGAGCTGGTCCAGGGAATCCACGACGTCCGCGATTTCCTCGGACACGATGGCTACTCCGCGTCCTCGGCGGCAGCAGCGGCCTTGGCGGCAGCCTTCTTGGAGAGCTTCTGCTTCTTCTCGGGAGCGGGAGCGTCGCTGCGGGCGATGTCAATCAGGTGAGCGACGGCGTTGCTGGGCTGGGCGCCCTTGGCGACCCACTCGTCGATCTTCTCGAGGTCGAGGTCGATGGTCTTCGGGGTGGTCAGCGGGTTGTAGCGACCAACGAGCTCGATGTAACGACCATCGCGGGGCATGCGGCCGTCGGCGACGACGACGCGGTAGTACGGACGCTTCTTTGCACCGTGACGGGCGAGACGAATCTTAACTGCCAAAACAAAACTCCTTTACATAGGCGGCGCCGGGGTCAGATGAGTTTGTGCGCCGCATAGCCGCAATTAGCGACTCTACATTCTACGACACCGCCCTGACGTATCAAGGTGTCGTTTTTGTGAACCTTGCGCGCCAATTGTGCAGTGCCTTTGACGGGGAACGCTATTTAAGGCGGCCTTAAGACTCGCTCGCTATATTGCACCCAACAATAGGATTTCAGAAACCCAAGGAGGCCCCATGAACATACTTGTCGTGGAGGACGAGAGAAACCTCGCCGACGCCATCGTTCGCATCGTGTCTGACGCCGGATTCAACTGCGAGGCCGTGTACGACGGCAACGCCGGCCTCACCTCCGCGGAGAGCGGCCTGTACGACGCCGTCATCATGGATGTCATGCTCCCCGGCATGGACGGCATCCAGATCGTGCGCGAGCTCCGCCACCAGGGCAACTCCATCCCCGTGCTCATGCTCACGGCCCGCACGTCCACCTCGGACAAGGTCGAGGGCCTCGACGCCGGCGCGGACGACTACATGACGAAGCCGTTCGAGGCAGCGGAACTTCTCGCCCGCCTCCGCGCCCTCACGCGCCGTCAGGGCGACGTCGTGATCGACACCGTGACCTTCGCGGACCTCACGCTCGACCTCGAGACGCACGACCTCTCGTGCGACGGGCGAGAAGTGCATCTCTCGGGCAAGGAG
This sequence is a window from Parafannyhessea umbonata. Protein-coding genes within it:
- the rpsP gene encoding 30S ribosomal protein S16; translated protein: MAVKIRLARHGAKKRPYYRVVVADGRMPRDGRYIELVGRYNPLTTPKTIDLDLEKIDEWVAKGAQPSNAVAHLIDIARSDAPAPEKKQKLSKKAAAKAAAAAEDAE
- a CDS encoding response regulator transcription factor encodes the protein MNILVVEDERNLADAIVRIVSDAGFNCEAVYDGNAGLTSAESGLYDAVIMDVMLPGMDGIQIVRELRHQGNSIPVLMLTARTSTSDKVEGLDAGADDYMTKPFEAAELLARLRALTRRQGDVVIDTVTFADLTLDLETHDLSCDGREVHLSGKEFEVLKMLMSSNARVVSKQDLLTRVWGADADASENSVEAYISFLRKKLTHVHSKVQITTLRMLGYRLEAFDVQE